In the Oceanivirga salmonicida genome, one interval contains:
- a CDS encoding ATP-binding protein, whose translation MVLKTTAKSYVYKTLRKISDVITDMIEPNPQGEVKTEVKIINDKTLIIININKGIKHLYCQKKYGFSPNGCSIRIGTTCKNMTADQIKIRYEQKFINNEYMLKKKSNMKDLTFRELKIYYIEKGYHLDEKTFETNLNLKREDGEYNLLAELLSDKNNIPFIVVKFKGENKASISERNDYGYGCLLSTYIKIKNRLEAENICFTDTTVRPRKDEYLFDFDSVNEAVLNAFVHNDWTITEPQISIFNNRIEILSHGGIPEGMSEKDFFEGISKPRNATLMRIFLNMGLTEHTGHGIPTIVNKYGKSVFKITNNYIHCIIPFNEKVRKEIKNKLFAQNSSKIKLTRTQEKMLKYLLIDPSMIANELSKKIGVSRRTIERSLKDLENKKIIERIGSKKDGNWIVVK comes from the coding sequence TTGGTATTAAAGACAACAGCGAAGTCATATGTTTATAAAACTTTAAGAAAGATATCTGATGTTATTACAGATATGATCGAACCTAATCCTCAAGGAGAAGTAAAGACGGAAGTAAAAATTATAAATGATAAAACATTAATAATTATAAATATAAATAAAGGTATAAAGCATTTATATTGTCAAAAAAAATATGGTTTTTCTCCAAATGGGTGTTCTATAAGAATTGGGACTACTTGTAAAAATATGACCGCTGATCAAATTAAAATAAGATATGAACAAAAATTTATAAATAATGAATATATGCTTAAAAAGAAATCTAATATGAAAGATTTAACATTTAGGGAATTAAAAATATATTATATAGAAAAAGGATATCATCTAGATGAAAAAACTTTTGAGACTAATTTGAACTTAAAAAGAGAAGATGGAGAGTACAATTTATTAGCTGAATTATTATCTGATAAAAACAATATACCTTTTATTGTGGTTAAATTTAAAGGTGAAAATAAGGCTTCAATATCTGAAAGAAATGACTATGGTTATGGTTGCCTTTTAAGTACATATATTAAAATAAAAAATAGATTAGAAGCTGAAAATATATGTTTTACTGATACAACAGTAAGACCAAGAAAAGATGAATATTTATTTGATTTTGATTCTGTCAATGAAGCAGTATTGAATGCATTTGTTCATAATGATTGGACTATTACTGAACCACAAATCTCAATATTTAATAATAGAATAGAAATACTATCACATGGTGGAATACCTGAAGGAATGTCAGAAAAGGACTTTTTTGAAGGGATTAGCAAACCTAGAAATGCAACATTAATGAGAATATTTTTAAATATGGGACTTACAGAGCATACAGGGCATGGTATACCCACAATAGTAAATAAATATGGTAAATCAGTATTTAAAATAACAAATAATTATATACATTGTATCATACCATTTAATGAAAAAGTTCGAAAAGAAATCAAAAATAAACTTTTTGCACAAAATTCAAGTAAAATAAAACTAACTAGAACACAAGAAAAAATGCTAAAATATTTATTAATAGATCCAAGTATGATTGCTAATGAACTTTCAAAAAAAATAGGAGTTAGTAGAAGAACTATAGAAAGATCACTAAAAGATTTAGAAAATAAAAAAATAATCGAAAGAATAGGATCTAAAAAAGATGGTAATTGGATTGTTGTTAAGTAA
- a CDS encoding AlbA family DNA-binding domain-containing protein: MDKYIESEVVELKEKYSDTICKEIVSFLNSNGGTIYIGIKDNSEVICL, encoded by the coding sequence ATGGATAAATATATAGAATCTGAAGTAGTTGAACTAAAAGAAAAGTATTCTGATACAATATGCAAAGAAATTGTTTCATTTTTAAACTCAAATGGGGGCACTATATATATTGGTATTAAAGACAACAGCGAAGTCATATGTTTATAA